In Alteromonas mediterranea DE, a single genomic region encodes these proteins:
- a CDS encoding RNA polymerase sigma factor, translating into MEHTQQRVVHANVVFGNKSENELILKAKSGDKHAFRALYDEHIGRVYALCYRLTGEKGMAEDAAQEVFIQLWRKLNNFDGQSQFSTWLHSVTANITISYMRKQKGWVQRMFNLESSGISEMTAQSSSTDIDLEALVIRFPERARMVFVLHALEGYRHEDIANMLNMAVGSSKAQFFRAKQLLKGFMGVDDE; encoded by the coding sequence ATGGAACACACACAACAACGTGTTGTACACGCCAATGTGGTGTTCGGTAACAAAAGCGAAAATGAGCTGATATTAAAAGCGAAAAGTGGCGATAAACACGCGTTTAGAGCACTTTACGATGAGCATATTGGGCGCGTATACGCATTGTGTTATCGGCTTACCGGTGAAAAAGGGATGGCAGAAGATGCCGCGCAAGAGGTCTTCATTCAGCTTTGGAGAAAACTGAATAACTTTGATGGGCAAAGTCAGTTTTCTACGTGGCTGCACAGCGTAACCGCAAACATCACTATTTCTTACATGCGCAAGCAAAAGGGCTGGGTGCAACGCATGTTCAATTTAGAGAGTAGCGGTATCAGTGAGATGACAGCACAAAGCAGCAGTACTGACATAGATTTAGAAGCATTGGTTATTCGCTTTCCCGAAAGGGCAAGAATGGTGTTCGTACTGCACGCCCTTGAAGGTTACCGCCACGAAGATATTGCAAATATGTTGAATATGGCAGTGGGGTCGAGCAAGGCGCAGTTTTTCCGTGCCAAGCAATTATTGAAAGGCTTTATGGGAGTCGATGATGAGTGA
- a CDS encoding MBL fold metallo-hydrolase: MLAGCATPNRITRVDDSNAIVVYTDESGYEDRFSNMYDSFMAYPVTCTEDCYPASADIECESDMQNCQFVGNNPTVNSHTGFNVTWLGHASFLLNTASGEQILIDPVFGQFDWPVNWAFRLAEGFSRNEPAEVGEDKLAQTDAVVYSHIHYDHFNKADIAELGTKPEYLVPLGFAEHFPNRGYTIKEMAWYTSKKTGKTAIHFVPAHHFSNRIWVPYLYEDDNATLWGGWVFEHEGNTLFFAGDTGYSPHFKDIKARFGDIDVCLLPIASYFSETSPKWYRKVHTTPEDAIVASQDLGCKVVVPWGFGNASWMMGDKTSHSALFRLMKMKQQLNTTIPWVILNEGGQVSF, from the coding sequence ATGCTAGCTGGGTGTGCAACACCTAATCGAATAACAAGAGTTGATGATAGCAATGCGATAGTCGTTTACACCGATGAAAGCGGGTACGAGGATAGATTTAGTAATATGTACGACAGCTTCATGGCTTATCCTGTCACGTGTACTGAAGATTGCTACCCAGCGTCTGCCGATATTGAATGTGAAAGCGACATGCAAAATTGTCAGTTCGTTGGCAACAACCCGACAGTGAACTCGCACACCGGCTTTAACGTTACCTGGTTAGGGCACGCTAGTTTTTTACTTAACACCGCAAGTGGTGAGCAAATACTTATCGACCCTGTGTTTGGGCAGTTTGATTGGCCCGTTAATTGGGCTTTTCGATTGGCGGAGGGGTTCAGCCGCAACGAACCCGCTGAGGTAGGTGAAGACAAACTCGCACAAACCGATGCTGTGGTTTATTCTCATATACACTATGATCATTTTAATAAAGCCGATATTGCCGAATTAGGCACAAAGCCCGAGTATCTTGTTCCGTTAGGTTTCGCAGAGCACTTCCCTAATAGAGGCTATACGATTAAAGAGATGGCGTGGTATACGAGTAAAAAAACCGGCAAAACCGCTATACATTTTGTGCCCGCTCATCACTTCAGTAACCGGATTTGGGTGCCCTATTTATACGAGGATGACAATGCAACATTGTGGGGCGGTTGGGTCTTTGAACATGAAGGGAATACTTTGTTCTTTGCGGGGGATACAGGGTATTCACCACATTTCAAAGATATTAAAGCCCGCTTTGGTGACATAGATGTTTGCCTGTTACCCATAGCGTCTTATTTCAGCGAAACCTCACCTAAATGGTATCGCAAGGTTCACACCACGCCAGAGGACGCTATTGTTGCTTCCCAAGACCTTGGCTGTAAAGTCGTCGTGCCTTGGGGCTTTGGAAATGCTAGTTGGATGATGGGAGATAAAACCTCGCATTCTGCGCTATTTCGATTGATGAAAATGAAGCAACAGCTAAATACAACAATACCGTGGGTTATTCTAAATGAAGGCGGGCAGGTGTCTTTTTAA
- a CDS encoding DUF4097 family beta strand repeat-containing protein, producing the protein MNINMKNTLSETFTHMFNASIGAKLALATTLLSFATAAFAGEKVDKTIDTSSSPKVDIEHIDGKADIRVWDKPQVRVTGELGDQTEEFIFEKRGDVVVIHVEVERHSKSWYQKGRDGDDLIIYVPAASDLHYTAVNADINAKGITKAVDVEVVNGDVTLENIGERVEVESVNGDIVLKNVRGRLEAGTVNGDIEATHEGSTPVSFTSVNGKLDIASSSPDLSVETVNGRIDLSLQDVDSLQINTVNGRTFAKLGLNANGSIKANSVGGAMEFVFQKGVSVQFDIETHAGGNIVNNISDEKAQKPKYGPGSWLRFIHNGGDANVDISTVHGRIEIDQK; encoded by the coding sequence ATGAATATAAATATGAAAAATACATTATCGGAAACATTTACGCACATGTTCAACGCGTCTATTGGAGCTAAGCTTGCACTGGCTACTACACTGCTAAGTTTTGCCACAGCAGCGTTTGCAGGCGAAAAAGTTGATAAAACTATCGATACATCGTCATCGCCTAAAGTCGATATTGAGCACATAGACGGGAAGGCTGATATCCGCGTGTGGGATAAACCTCAGGTACGGGTGACGGGCGAACTTGGCGATCAAACGGAAGAGTTTATTTTTGAAAAACGCGGCGATGTGGTCGTTATTCACGTAGAGGTAGAGCGCCACTCAAAGAGTTGGTACCAGAAAGGTCGAGATGGAGATGACCTAATTATTTACGTGCCGGCGGCGAGCGACCTTCACTACACTGCAGTGAATGCAGATATAAATGCCAAAGGAATAACCAAAGCGGTAGATGTAGAGGTCGTAAACGGCGACGTTACCCTTGAAAACATTGGTGAACGCGTTGAGGTTGAGTCTGTAAATGGCGATATTGTGTTAAAGAACGTTAGAGGTCGGCTAGAAGCAGGAACGGTTAACGGTGATATTGAAGCTACGCACGAAGGAAGCACGCCGGTAAGTTTTACATCTGTGAATGGTAAGCTTGATATCGCATCGAGTAGCCCGGACTTGTCAGTAGAAACGGTGAATGGACGAATTGACCTCTCTTTGCAAGATGTTGATAGCCTTCAAATAAATACGGTTAATGGGCGTACCTTTGCGAAATTGGGGCTGAATGCAAATGGCAGTATTAAAGCGAATTCGGTTGGTGGGGCAATGGAGTTCGTTTTCCAAAAGGGAGTATCAGTACAGTTTGATATCGAGACTCACGCAGGCGGTAATATTGTGAATAATATTAGCGATGAAAAAGCACAAAAGCCTAAGTACGGACCTGGAAGCTGGCTGCGCTTTATTCATAACGGTGGTGATGCAAACGTAGACATTTCTACAGTACATGGCCGCATAGAAATAGACCAAAAATGA
- a CDS encoding MOSC domain-containing protein has protein sequence MLPTFSVDALFAGKPKPLGPRGAPSSIVKSPVNSLTVHIDRTNEDQQANTRLHGGPEKVLHQFNPTNYLTLRKHFPEGDFSLGSIGENISVEGMDDATVYIGDIWKFGDVELQVSAPRAPCSKISQRFNIPNLDRFVGERGITGWYYRVIKTGAIHVGDEVTLLHREDDTVNIHTLMQCAHTKADKALAGKLAQLTVLDDEWREKCAKIVLKAR, from the coding sequence ATGTTGCCTACCTTTAGTGTTGACGCCTTATTTGCCGGAAAGCCAAAGCCACTGGGCCCTCGCGGAGCCCCAAGCAGCATTGTCAAAAGCCCGGTTAACTCGCTTACGGTTCACATAGATCGAACCAATGAAGACCAACAAGCTAATACACGCCTTCACGGAGGACCTGAAAAGGTACTGCATCAATTCAACCCAACCAATTATCTTACATTAAGAAAACATTTCCCTGAGGGCGACTTCTCATTAGGAAGTATTGGCGAAAATATAAGTGTAGAGGGCATGGACGATGCCACCGTTTATATCGGCGATATCTGGAAATTTGGCGACGTTGAGTTACAAGTCAGTGCGCCTCGGGCACCTTGCAGTAAGATTTCTCAGCGTTTTAACATTCCGAATTTAGACAGATTTGTGGGCGAGCGCGGTATTACTGGTTGGTACTACCGTGTTATTAAAACAGGGGCTATTCACGTGGGTGACGAGGTAACGTTGCTTCACCGTGAAGACGACACCGTTAACATTCACACTTTAATGCAGTGTGCTCACACCAAAGCCGACAAAGCACTCGCTGGAAAGCTGGCTCAACTCACTGTTCTGGATGATGAATGGCGTGAGAAGTGCGCGAAAATCGTGCTTAAGGCGCGTTAG